Within the [Enterobacter] lignolyticus SCF1 genome, the region ACGCAGGCGGCGATGGCGTCCAGCTCGGCGATGTTCCCCGCCGACGGCGAGCCAGCGCCAAGGCGCGAGCTCAGGATGAGCCCGGCGATCGCCACCATCAGGCCGTTGATCGCGAAGACGGCGAGCTTGGTGCGTTCGACGTTGATCCCCGACAGGCGCGCGGCCTCAAGGTTGCCGCCGATGGCGTAGATTCGACGGCCAAAGGCGGTGCGGGTGGCCATAAACATGCCGCCGAGCAGCAGCAGCGCGAGCAGCAGCACCGGCGTTGGTACGCCGCGGTAGTCGTTGAGCATCCAGATGGCGCCCAGCACGATGACCGCGGTTAACGACTGACGGCCCACCACGCCCGTTGGGGCGGGCGTCTCAAGCCCCAGCGCCTGGCGGCGCATCCGCCCGCGCCACTGCCAGGCGACGAACAGCATCAGCCCCAGCACGCCGAGGATAAAGCCGACGCCGTCCGGTAAATAGCTCTGGCCAATCTGAGACATGGCGGCGCTGGTCGGCGATACCGTTGTACCGTTGGTGATGCCGATGAGGATGCCGCGAAACGCCAGCATGCCCGCGAGGGTGACGATAAACGACGGCACCTTACGATAGGCGACCCACCATCCGTTCCATGCCCCTAACACCAGGCCCAGCGCCAGCGTCACGATGACCGTCAGCGGCAACGGCCAGCCGAACCAGACGTCAAAAATCGCCGCTACGCCGCCGAGCAGGCCCATCATCGACCCGACCGACAGGTCGATTTCTGCCGAGACGATAACAAACACCATGCCGACGGCCAGAATGCCGGTGATGGCGGTCTGGCGCAGCAGGTTGGAGACGTTGCGCGCGCTCAGGTAAGCGCCGTCGGTGGTCCAGGTGAAGAACAGCATGATTGCGATAATGGCGGCAATCATCACGAAAACCTGAAGGTTAAGGTGTTTAAGCCCGGCGAAGGCGGCGGGGGCCTGCGCGTTGAACTTCAGTTCAGACGGCGTATTTTTCGACATGACGTTCGCTCCTCAATGCGGCTTCCATCACCTGCTCTTGGGTCAGATTGTCGTTGACCAGGTTGGCTTTCAGTTTACCTTCGTGCATCACCAGCACGCGGTCGCTCAGGCCAAGCACTTCCGGAAGTTCGGAAGAGATGACGATCACCGCGATGCCCTGCTGCACCAGTTGATTAATCAGTTTGTAGATTTCGTATTTCGCGCCGATATCAATACCGCGCGTCGGCTCGTCGAGGATCAGAATGCGCGGGTTGAGCAGCAGACAGCGGGCGAGAATGGCCTTTTGCTGGTTGCCGCCGCTCAGGCGGCCAATCGCCAGCGCCTGCGACGAGGTTTTGACCTTAAGGCGCTGGATGGACTGCAAAATACAGTGCTGTTCCGCGGCGTCGTTCAGGCTGCTGAGCGGGCCGGTAAACTGGTCCAGCGCCGCCAGCGTGATGTTTTTCCCCACCGCCATCACCGGGACGATACCGTCTTTTTTGCGGTCTTCCGGCACCATCGCGATACCGTGGGCGATGGCCTGCTGGCAGTTGGTGATTTTCACCGGCATGCCGTCGATGAAAACTTGTCCCTCCCAGCGCCCGCGCCAGACGCCGAACAGGCACTGCACCGCTTCGGTTCGCCCGGCGCCGACCAGCCCCGCGATGCCGAGGATCTCGCCGCGTTTGAGGGTGAAGGAAACGTCGTTAACCCGCTTAATGTGTCGGTTCACCGGATGCCAGGCCGTCAGATGTTCGACCCGCAGGATCTCCCCGCCGTGCTCGTGCGGCTCGTTGGGGTACAGCGCGGTCAGCTCGCGGCCAACCATCATAGTAATGATGTCGTCTTCGCTCATGCCGCTGGCGTCGCGGGTGCCGATATGCTGACCGTCGCGAATCACGCAGATGGTATCGGAAATGGCTTTGACCTCGTTGAGCTTGTGCGAGATGTAAATGCAGGCGATGCCGTGGCGCTGCAGGTCGCGAATAATATTCAGCAGCACCGCCGTCTCCTGCTCGGTCAGCGAGGCTGTGGGCTCATCGAGGATCAGCAGACGCACCTGCTTGTTCAGGGCCTTGGCGATTTCAACCAGCTGCTGCTGGCCGAGACCGAGGTCGCCGACGCGGGTGTTGGGGGAAATCGCCAGGCTGACCTGCGCCAGCAGCTTCTCACAGCGCAGGGTCATCTGGTCGTAGTCGAGCACCCCGTGACGGGTGATTTCCGCCCCGAGAAAGATATTTTCCAGCACGGTTAAGTGCTTAACCAGCGCCAGCTCCTGGTGGATGATGGCGATACCCTTACGTTCGGTATCGCGAATATGGGTCGCCCGCAGCGGCTCGCCGGCAAACACGATGTCGCCGTCGAAGGTACCGTGCGGGTATATGCCGCACAGCACCTTCATCAGCGTGGATTTCCCGGAGCCATTTTCGCCGCACAGCGACACCACTTCGCCCGCATTCAGGCGCAGGCTGACGTTATCGACAGCTTTTACCGCCCCGAAGGCTTTGGTAATGCTCTTCATTTCAAGTAGATAAGGCATACATGCTCCACATCTTTCGGAACACCGTGATGCCCCCGGATGGGGGCATCAGCAATTACAGATCGCTCTTCTTGTGGAAACCGTCTTTGATAACGGTCTCGTCGATGTTGCTCTTATTCACTTCAATCGGCGTCAGCAGGCGGGCGGGCACCTCTTTCAGGCCGTTGTTGAGCGTGGCGTCAGACTTTGGCTGCTGGCCGTTGCCGAGCTCAAC harbors:
- the xylH gene encoding xylose ABC transporter permease XylH, giving the protein MSKNTPSELKFNAQAPAAFAGLKHLNLQVFVMIAAIIAIMLFFTWTTDGAYLSARNVSNLLRQTAITGILAVGMVFVIVSAEIDLSVGSMMGLLGGVAAIFDVWFGWPLPLTVIVTLALGLVLGAWNGWWVAYRKVPSFIVTLAGMLAFRGILIGITNGTTVSPTSAAMSQIGQSYLPDGVGFILGVLGLMLFVAWQWRGRMRRQALGLETPAPTGVVGRQSLTAVIVLGAIWMLNDYRGVPTPVLLLALLLLGGMFMATRTAFGRRIYAIGGNLEAARLSGINVERTKLAVFAINGLMVAIAGLILSSRLGAGSPSAGNIAELDAIAACVIGGTSLAGGVGSVAGAVMGAFIMASLDNGMGMMDVPTFWQYIVKGAILLLAVWMDSATKRRA
- a CDS encoding xylose ABC transporter ATP-binding protein, translated to MPYLLEMKSITKAFGAVKAVDNVSLRLNAGEVVSLCGENGSGKSTLMKVLCGIYPHGTFDGDIVFAGEPLRATHIRDTERKGIAIIHQELALVKHLTVLENIFLGAEITRHGVLDYDQMTLRCEKLLAQVSLAISPNTRVGDLGLGQQQLVEIAKALNKQVRLLILDEPTASLTEQETAVLLNIIRDLQRHGIACIYISHKLNEVKAISDTICVIRDGQHIGTRDASGMSEDDIITMMVGRELTALYPNEPHEHGGEILRVEHLTAWHPVNRHIKRVNDVSFTLKRGEILGIAGLVGAGRTEAVQCLFGVWRGRWEGQVFIDGMPVKITNCQQAIAHGIAMVPEDRKKDGIVPVMAVGKNITLAALDQFTGPLSSLNDAAEQHCILQSIQRLKVKTSSQALAIGRLSGGNQQKAILARCLLLNPRILILDEPTRGIDIGAKYEIYKLINQLVQQGIAVIVISSELPEVLGLSDRVLVMHEGKLKANLVNDNLTQEQVMEAALRSERHVEKYAV